The following are encoded in a window of Sinomonas cyclohexanicum genomic DNA:
- a CDS encoding TetR/AcrR family transcriptional regulator produces MPTPRGSATHWGEHSPGRRLPAAETRERLLSAAVRMLRATGLTVSLEHLSMEELIREADVPRSSVFRIWGSKANFFSDLLLELIRPESAFSSGYDLEADAQIMALVQRHQHLLATPEGRRAVLEEVVRVGIELYSDRVFGSQTFRFHAALGAALPTIPEPQRSRVEAALADAESTYVAHLAGLYEAIMPAVHLRPKEGLTTTDVAAAGSALVQGLAERRRMLPELAGHTLMRPGIGGEPVAWTLGAIAFLAIVDGMAETT; encoded by the coding sequence ATGCCCACCCCACGGGGTTCGGCGACACACTGGGGGGAACATTCGCCGGGCCGGAGACTGCCGGCCGCCGAGACGCGCGAGCGTCTCCTGTCCGCGGCCGTGCGCATGTTGCGCGCCACCGGCCTGACCGTGAGCCTCGAGCACCTGAGCATGGAGGAGCTGATCCGCGAGGCCGACGTGCCCCGCAGTTCGGTGTTCCGCATCTGGGGCTCCAAAGCCAACTTCTTCAGCGACCTGCTGCTCGAGCTCATTCGGCCGGAGTCCGCATTCTCCAGCGGCTACGATCTCGAGGCCGACGCGCAGATCATGGCCCTGGTCCAGCGGCACCAGCACCTCTTGGCCACACCGGAGGGACGGCGCGCCGTCCTCGAGGAGGTTGTCCGTGTGGGAATCGAGCTGTACTCGGACCGCGTCTTCGGCTCGCAGACGTTCCGATTCCACGCTGCGCTCGGGGCTGCACTGCCGACGATCCCCGAGCCGCAGCGGAGCCGTGTCGAGGCTGCGCTGGCCGACGCGGAGTCCACGTACGTCGCGCACCTCGCCGGGCTCTACGAGGCGATCATGCCCGCGGTCCATCTGCGGCCCAAGGAGGGGCTCACCACCACGGACGTCGCCGCAGCGGGGTCGGCACTGGTGCAAGGCCTCGCGGAACGGCGGCGGATGCTCCCCGAGCTCGCAGGCCACACGCTCATGAGGCCTGGGATCGGCGGCGAACCGGTCGCATGGACGCTGGGTGCGATCGCGTTCCTCGCCATTGTGGACGGCATGGCCGAGACGACGTAG
- a CDS encoding glycosyltransferase has product MRISVVIPTLGRRDHFEKVFRSIDAQEHRPVQVIVVNQGGEAEKIRRAAEPYAGLDVVVISSDRGASKARNAGVAAAADVDIIGFLDDDCLYAPSALSEAVKAFEFPDVGATSGRLMAVQERVQFGEKARDIDTRTVWTHTIEATTFVRASVLAEVGPFDECLGIGCPTPWQSGEGTDLLIRIIRAGHRVTYSPSIVVHELQEPVASAQWITKVRAYARGTGRVYRRHYGLLSWGRVVAAPLVAAIYAAGNGRHEEAARKVQASIGRLEGLLGRLLSA; this is encoded by the coding sequence ATGAGGATCTCGGTTGTGATTCCGACCCTCGGTCGGAGAGACCATTTCGAGAAGGTGTTCAGGTCCATTGATGCCCAGGAGCACCGCCCAGTTCAGGTCATCGTGGTCAATCAGGGCGGTGAGGCCGAGAAGATCCGGCGGGCGGCGGAGCCGTACGCCGGACTCGACGTCGTCGTGATTTCAAGTGATCGCGGTGCCTCCAAGGCGCGCAACGCCGGTGTCGCCGCCGCAGCGGACGTCGACATCATCGGATTCCTCGACGACGACTGCCTCTATGCACCGTCTGCGCTGTCGGAGGCGGTCAAGGCATTCGAATTCCCGGACGTCGGGGCGACCTCGGGCAGGCTCATGGCCGTTCAGGAGCGAGTGCAGTTCGGCGAGAAGGCCCGGGACATCGACACGCGCACCGTGTGGACGCACACCATCGAAGCAACCACCTTCGTTCGGGCCTCGGTGCTCGCCGAGGTGGGGCCCTTCGACGAGTGCCTCGGCATAGGCTGCCCCACTCCATGGCAATCAGGCGAGGGGACAGACCTCCTCATCAGGATCATCAGGGCCGGCCATCGCGTCACATACAGCCCTTCGATTGTCGTGCACGAACTCCAAGAGCCCGTTGCCTCTGCCCAATGGATAACAAAAGTCCGCGCGTATGCGCGCGGAACAGGCAGGGTCTACCGACGGCACTACGGCCTCCTCTCCTGGGGCAGGGTCGTGGCTGCCCCCCTCGTCGCAGCCATCTATGCCGCCGGGAATGGGCGCCATGAGGAGGCCGCCCGGAAAGTCCAGGCGTCCATCGGACGGCTGGAAGGCCTCCTCGGACGACTGCTCTCTGCCTAG
- a CDS encoding CGNR zinc finger domain-containing protein: MIPTEAGPRAPVRSLFLLFESRVPGLPDGLYHGYQIRRVAEAAGIPLEAPFDLDAYLDGLRAKLYGGGAHDDGDAPPAAPSPSAGVHQTDRPATGSPGGPATQTPWDAVCPDPDDTDVRPVALLRDRLLTALTEPDDARSAELLNAAGRDYDLSPAVDAEGRPRVLWARNDVVSRLAAVLVPAAMSIAAPRQRLRIRRCTDLECRTLFLDRSRDGRGLYCTRRCAARVRGRRRGDGALRE, from the coding sequence GTGATCCCCACCGAAGCCGGCCCTCGCGCTCCCGTCCGCTCCCTCTTCCTGCTGTTCGAGTCGCGGGTCCCGGGCCTCCCGGACGGCCTCTATCACGGCTACCAGATCCGGCGCGTCGCAGAGGCCGCCGGGATTCCGCTCGAGGCACCCTTCGACCTCGACGCCTACCTCGACGGGCTGCGGGCCAAGCTCTACGGCGGGGGAGCGCACGACGACGGTGACGCGCCTCCCGCGGCGCCCTCGCCATCCGCGGGGGTCCACCAGACTGATCGCCCGGCCACGGGATCGCCGGGTGGGCCGGCCACCCAGACGCCATGGGACGCCGTGTGCCCCGACCCCGATGACACTGACGTGCGGCCCGTGGCGCTGCTCCGCGACCGGCTGCTGACAGCACTCACCGAGCCAGACGATGCCCGGAGCGCCGAGCTTCTCAACGCGGCCGGCAGGGACTACGACCTCTCGCCCGCCGTGGACGCCGAGGGTCGGCCGCGGGTCCTGTGGGCGCGGAACGATGTCGTGTCCCGGCTCGCCGCCGTCCTCGTCCCGGCCGCGATGTCAATCGCCGCGCCCCGCCAGCGGCTGAGGATCCGACGATGCACGGACCTCGAATGCCGGACCCTGTTCCTGGACCGAAGCCGCGATGGCCGCGGCCTGTACTGCACCCGAAGGTGTGCTGCCCGTGTCCGCGGGCGGCGCAGGGGAGACGGGGCCCTCCGGGAATGA
- a CDS encoding FG-GAP-like repeat-containing protein yields the protein MHWLFPRSGASARPRRFAAVVLSALLAAMLLAPASPASAADGAVLTGITPPSTAVVPGQPAYISFSGSVPLESVYFKYQDELGRDSLSAVWGQTTAGPQAVVYAPSTALTGTHRLVEVQVYGTVGNGSSWYSRGAEPAGSVPLSMGDLEVENPSVVLRDFVQQTPTIVADTQSGLRLTVRTPGPIPTGTTFAYQWYRDGQAVPGATGAEYRPAFPADGGATMTVTLAGTAPNYRPATFTSAPYGPVARTVHVAPIVMAGLPAVGGVLHPEFQSEAPVWVDPAGGVPSYAYTWKRDGAPIPGADQALYAVSADDAYRTLSVDLTVSYDGGASATTVSTRAVRITAAPRTRGFDADGTADVFARTADGTLMLYPGDGRGGWKPARAIGWGWGGFDALVAPGDFDGDGATDVIARDGSGRLFLYSGDGAGGWKGGRQIGQGWGGFLNLVAAGDVNGDGTNDLVARDASAQMWLYPGDGRGGWLAPSVIGWGWWDYSGLTSTGDFNGDLATDVVGIDKYAILRLFPTNGQGGFGANAGAPIGTDWRGLAYVGGPGDFNGDGDADLFAVDGAGRLTMYWGNAGLKGRFYGAVGDWKGASTVGWGWGGFTAVF from the coding sequence TTGCACTGGCTCTTCCCGCGCTCTGGCGCGTCCGCACGCCCGAGGCGATTCGCCGCCGTCGTGCTCTCCGCACTCCTCGCCGCGATGCTGCTCGCGCCCGCCAGCCCGGCCTCGGCGGCCGACGGCGCCGTCCTCACCGGCATCACCCCGCCGAGCACCGCCGTGGTCCCGGGGCAGCCCGCCTACATCTCCTTCAGCGGATCCGTGCCGCTCGAGTCGGTCTACTTCAAGTACCAGGACGAGCTCGGGCGCGACAGCCTCAGCGCCGTGTGGGGCCAGACGACCGCTGGCCCGCAGGCCGTGGTCTACGCGCCGAGCACCGCACTGACCGGCACGCACCGCCTCGTCGAAGTGCAGGTCTACGGGACCGTCGGCAACGGGTCGTCGTGGTACTCCCGAGGCGCCGAGCCGGCGGGGAGCGTCCCCCTGAGCATGGGCGACCTCGAGGTCGAGAACCCGAGCGTCGTCCTGCGCGACTTCGTCCAGCAGACGCCCACGATCGTCGCGGACACCCAATCCGGGCTACGGCTGACGGTGCGGACCCCGGGGCCCATCCCCACCGGCACCACCTTCGCGTATCAGTGGTACCGGGACGGCCAGGCCGTCCCCGGCGCAACGGGCGCCGAGTACCGCCCGGCCTTCCCGGCGGACGGCGGCGCCACGATGACGGTCACGCTCGCCGGCACGGCGCCGAACTACCGGCCGGCCACGTTCACCTCCGCGCCGTACGGCCCGGTGGCCAGGACAGTGCACGTGGCTCCAATCGTCATGGCCGGGCTGCCCGCGGTGGGCGGCGTCCTGCATCCAGAGTTCCAGTCCGAAGCGCCCGTGTGGGTCGACCCCGCGGGAGGCGTCCCCTCCTACGCGTACACGTGGAAGCGCGACGGCGCCCCCATCCCCGGCGCCGACCAGGCCCTGTACGCGGTGAGCGCCGACGACGCCTACCGCACCCTGAGCGTGGACCTCACCGTCTCGTACGACGGCGGCGCGTCCGCCACGACGGTCTCGACTCGGGCCGTCCGCATCACGGCGGCGCCCCGCACGCGCGGCTTCGACGCCGACGGCACCGCCGATGTCTTCGCCCGCACCGCCGACGGCACCCTCATGCTCTACCCCGGCGACGGCCGCGGCGGCTGGAAGCCCGCCCGGGCCATCGGCTGGGGCTGGGGCGGCTTCGATGCGCTCGTGGCCCCCGGCGACTTCGACGGCGACGGCGCCACCGACGTGATCGCGCGCGACGGCTCCGGCCGGCTCTTCCTCTACTCCGGCGACGGCGCCGGCGGCTGGAAGGGCGGCCGGCAGATCGGCCAGGGCTGGGGCGGGTTCCTCAATCTTGTCGCCGCAGGCGACGTGAACGGCGACGGGACCAATGATCTGGTGGCCCGCGACGCGAGCGCCCAGATGTGGCTCTACCCCGGCGACGGTCGCGGCGGCTGGCTGGCCCCGTCCGTGATCGGCTGGGGCTGGTGGGACTACAGCGGCCTCACCTCGACCGGCGACTTCAACGGAGACCTCGCCACCGACGTGGTGGGCATCGACAAGTACGCGATCCTGCGCCTCTTCCCGACCAACGGGCAGGGCGGCTTCGGCGCGAACGCGGGGGCGCCGATCGGTACCGACTGGCGCGGCCTCGCCTACGTGGGCGGGCCAGGCGACTTCAACGGCGACGGCGACGCGGACCTCTTCGCCGTGGACGGCGCCGGTCGGCTCACGATGTACTGGGGGAACGCCGGGCTCAAGGGCAGGTTCTACGGTGCGGTGGGCGACTGGAAGGGCGCCTCGACGGTCGGCTGGGGCTGGGGCGGGTTCACGGCGGTGTTCTGA
- a CDS encoding glycosyltransferase family 4 protein → MKIAMPTRILDRPVGGNTTYAQEVSRGLVARGHEILRIPAHAHPGATMMRETAYGLKGQDTDTVLHYVADTGPLVRTRTASVVTVHGVASRWIDGARSPLNDFVWRTRVSRAIASTDGLITVSHSSAADVAEVFDVDPADIHVIPHGIDVRRFSAPANLSEKTASAIGGRPFILYLGNIEPRKNIGTLIRAMQTPELKRSGMPLVIAGRPAWDYQEVMRLIEDAANVVYLGFVSSEDRVALMQSCTLFAFPSLYEGFGFPVLEALAAGAVVAASRRGSLEEVAGPALSFESLDSRDVARGIIVALSDEGKRRACIEEGRAWAQRFSWNRSVESHEAVYREVAASR, encoded by the coding sequence ATGAAGATCGCAATGCCCACCCGGATCCTCGACCGTCCTGTGGGCGGCAACACCACCTACGCGCAGGAGGTGTCCCGCGGCCTGGTTGCACGGGGCCACGAAATCCTCAGGATTCCTGCGCACGCCCACCCCGGTGCCACCATGATGCGGGAAACCGCATACGGGCTGAAGGGGCAGGACACGGACACGGTGCTCCATTACGTGGCGGACACCGGGCCGCTCGTTCGCACTCGTACGGCGTCGGTCGTGACGGTGCACGGCGTCGCGAGCCGATGGATCGACGGTGCGCGTTCGCCTCTGAACGACTTTGTGTGGAGGACCAGGGTATCGCGGGCGATCGCCTCGACAGACGGACTCATCACGGTCTCCCATTCGAGTGCAGCGGATGTCGCTGAGGTCTTCGATGTCGATCCGGCGGACATCCACGTCATTCCGCATGGCATCGACGTCCGCAGGTTTTCGGCCCCCGCGAACCTGTCCGAGAAGACCGCCTCTGCGATCGGCGGAAGGCCGTTCATCCTGTACCTCGGGAACATCGAGCCCCGCAAGAACATCGGCACCTTGATCCGCGCGATGCAGACACCGGAGCTCAAGCGCTCGGGCATGCCCCTGGTCATCGCGGGGCGCCCCGCATGGGACTACCAGGAGGTCATGAGGCTCATTGAGGATGCCGCGAACGTCGTGTACCTGGGGTTCGTCAGTTCGGAGGACCGGGTGGCCCTGATGCAGTCCTGTACGCTGTTTGCCTTCCCCAGCCTCTACGAAGGCTTCGGATTCCCCGTGCTGGAGGCACTGGCCGCCGGAGCGGTGGTCGCAGCTTCACGCCGTGGGTCGCTCGAAGAGGTCGCTGGCCCCGCCCTCTCCTTCGAATCGCTGGACAGTCGCGACGTCGCCCGCGGAATCATCGTGGCACTCTCCGATGAGGGCAAGCGCAGGGCCTGCATCGAGGAGGGCCGTGCATGGGCCCAACGGTTCTCGTGGAACCGGAGCGTGGAATCCCATGAGGCGGTTTACCGGGAAGTGGCGGCCTCACGATGA
- a CDS encoding DUF4012 domain-containing protein encodes MGSMAGRGVRRPVVWSVILLLLILACAAWVGVRAYLAQQEIAASEQHAKAVHESMAKGDAAGARASASQLASHATAARGYMSDPLWQGASLLPLVGVNFSTASTLADVLADVATEAVVPLSEASATFTPASLKPEAGMLDLAALEAARPAVGRAAGVVQDARRRVAALEPGGGTVPQLRDAMDRLASLLGTASGQLSAVDTAGLVLPDMLGASGPRTYLVLFQNNAELRATGGIPGAVAELHASRGKLTLGRQAAAKDFPKFPEPVLPLAAQTQGLYGAITGQYFQDVNLAPQFPLSARLAAQMWKQHYGVDVDGVVSIDPVALSYLLKATGPVELASGERLSSDNAVQVLLSDSYAEYSGTAKDDYFASAAAAVFSKLSSGVFQPRAMVEALGQAARERRLLAWSPQAKEQDAIKAAGMDGWFPDQTPGRGVFAVYLNDATGGKMGYYLRESYTVGGAMCRDDGRPTWEVAVTLTNTAPPDAATSLPRYVTGAGNFGVSPGSVKTQVNVYAPPSGVFVGAWRGTEHLDVHRDMDSGYPVAQADSLLGPGQSSTLRFQFVGAPGTDTDPDLISTPTINAPVISNTPLSCENLVR; translated from the coding sequence ATGGGGAGCATGGCGGGCCGGGGTGTCCGGCGGCCGGTGGTGTGGAGCGTCATCCTGCTGCTCCTCATCCTCGCGTGCGCGGCTTGGGTCGGGGTGCGTGCGTACCTCGCCCAGCAGGAGATCGCGGCATCCGAGCAGCATGCCAAGGCCGTGCATGAGAGCATGGCGAAGGGCGACGCGGCCGGCGCCCGCGCGTCTGCATCGCAGCTCGCGTCCCACGCCACGGCGGCACGGGGCTACATGAGCGATCCGCTGTGGCAGGGGGCGAGCCTCCTGCCCCTGGTCGGCGTCAACTTCTCGACGGCCTCGACCCTCGCGGACGTGCTGGCGGACGTCGCCACCGAGGCCGTGGTGCCGCTCTCGGAAGCGTCGGCGACGTTCACGCCCGCGAGTCTGAAGCCCGAGGCCGGGATGCTCGACCTCGCGGCCCTCGAAGCCGCACGTCCCGCGGTGGGGCGCGCGGCCGGCGTCGTCCAGGACGCACGACGGCGGGTGGCCGCCCTCGAGCCGGGGGGCGGCACAGTTCCCCAGCTCCGGGACGCGATGGATCGGCTCGCCTCGCTGCTGGGAACAGCCTCGGGTCAGCTCTCGGCGGTGGACACCGCGGGGCTCGTCCTGCCGGACATGCTCGGCGCCTCCGGGCCGCGCACCTATCTCGTGCTGTTCCAGAACAATGCCGAGCTGAGGGCCACTGGAGGCATTCCGGGAGCCGTCGCCGAGCTGCATGCCAGCCGGGGGAAGCTCACGCTCGGCCGGCAGGCCGCCGCAAAGGACTTCCCCAAGTTCCCCGAACCCGTGCTCCCGCTCGCCGCGCAGACGCAGGGCCTCTATGGCGCCATCACCGGCCAGTACTTCCAGGACGTCAACCTCGCCCCGCAGTTCCCCCTCAGCGCGCGGCTCGCCGCCCAGATGTGGAAGCAGCACTACGGAGTAGACGTCGACGGTGTCGTCTCGATCGACCCGGTCGCCCTGAGCTACCTGCTCAAGGCGACGGGTCCGGTCGAGCTTGCGTCGGGCGAGCGCCTCTCCTCGGACAACGCGGTGCAAGTGCTCTTGAGCGACTCCTACGCCGAGTACTCCGGTACCGCCAAGGACGACTACTTCGCTTCCGCCGCAGCTGCCGTCTTCTCCAAGTTGTCGAGCGGCGTCTTCCAGCCGCGGGCCATGGTCGAGGCGCTCGGACAGGCAGCCCGTGAGCGCCGCCTGCTGGCATGGAGCCCCCAGGCCAAGGAGCAGGACGCCATCAAGGCGGCGGGGATGGACGGATGGTTCCCGGACCAGACACCGGGCCGCGGCGTGTTCGCCGTGTACCTCAACGACGCGACCGGTGGCAAGATGGGCTACTACCTCCGGGAGTCCTACACGGTGGGCGGGGCCATGTGCCGAGACGATGGGCGCCCCACATGGGAAGTCGCTGTGACGCTCACGAACACGGCCCCGCCCGACGCCGCGACCTCGCTGCCGCGCTATGTGACGGGAGCCGGCAACTTCGGGGTGAGCCCCGGCAGCGTGAAGACCCAGGTGAACGTCTACGCGCCCCCGTCCGGCGTCTTCGTCGGCGCCTGGCGGGGTACCGAGCACCTGGACGTCCACCGGGACATGGATTCGGGCTACCCCGTAGCGCAGGCGGACAGCCTGCTCGGTCCCGGCCAGAGCTCGACGCTCCGGTTCCAATTCGTGGGAGCCCCCGGGACTGACACCGATCCGGACCTCATCTCGACGCCGACCATTAACGCTCCCGTCATCTCCAACACTCCGCTTTCCTGTGAAAATCTTGTACGCTAA
- a CDS encoding polysaccharide pyruvyl transferase family protein, whose translation MKVLLLHGYSAENKGDGLLVRESLDLIREALGPGVSVVLAASHPESFDGLGVEVVMAKPGLRGYDRKYMSLLRRTEDFDAIVAVGGGYLRAGRPVEAAKNLLVQGPQLWAASLQGDKAVYLPQSIGPGRGMLRALLASRLKRLHRVWVRDDRSLQEFPFPNVDRSPDLAILGMKRRAVPFDGRLNPVLTVRPLRGAAPRALVDLRERLGRIDSYIQSSVASNDDTGAVVGLEPDRILSRGEFIETNTTARVVIAVRLHAALMALAAGHYVIHLAYERKGFGAFQDLGIDEFVHSVNRFDPDTVCRQAQQLGSLPGLRHDYDAQLRRALAGAATARREVISSLRACAGINAREIAEWA comes from the coding sequence ATGAAGGTTCTGCTGCTCCACGGGTACAGCGCCGAGAACAAGGGAGACGGGCTCCTCGTGCGCGAGAGCCTCGACCTCATCCGTGAGGCCCTAGGCCCGGGGGTCTCGGTTGTTCTGGCGGCGTCCCACCCAGAGTCGTTCGATGGTCTGGGCGTCGAGGTCGTGATGGCCAAACCCGGGCTGCGCGGCTACGACCGGAAGTACATGAGCCTGTTGAGGCGTACTGAGGATTTCGACGCCATCGTGGCCGTCGGAGGCGGATACCTCAGGGCGGGTCGCCCCGTCGAGGCGGCGAAGAACCTCCTCGTCCAAGGGCCGCAGCTCTGGGCGGCATCTCTACAGGGGGACAAAGCCGTCTACCTGCCGCAGAGTATCGGCCCGGGCCGCGGAATGCTTCGAGCGCTCCTCGCGTCGAGGCTCAAGCGGCTGCACCGTGTATGGGTCAGGGACGACCGGAGCCTGCAGGAATTCCCGTTCCCCAATGTCGACCGCAGTCCCGATCTCGCGATCCTGGGCATGAAGCGCCGGGCGGTCCCGTTCGACGGCAGGCTCAACCCGGTGCTCACGGTCCGCCCGCTCAGGGGAGCAGCTCCCCGTGCCTTGGTGGACCTCAGGGAGCGACTAGGACGCATCGACAGCTACATCCAGAGCTCCGTTGCCTCCAACGACGACACGGGTGCGGTGGTCGGGCTGGAGCCGGACCGCATCCTGTCCCGGGGGGAGTTCATCGAGACGAATACGACGGCGCGCGTCGTCATCGCCGTCCGCCTGCACGCGGCGCTCATGGCTCTCGCCGCGGGCCATTATGTGATCCACCTCGCCTATGAGCGGAAGGGCTTCGGAGCCTTCCAGGACCTGGGGATCGACGAGTTCGTCCACAGCGTGAACCGCTTCGACCCCGATACGGTGTGCCGTCAGGCGCAGCAGCTCGGTTCGCTTCCGGGCCTCCGCCACGACTACGACGCGCAGCTCAGGCGCGCCCTTGCGGGCGCCGCCACGGCGCGCCGCGAGGTGATTTCCTCGCTGCGTGCCTGCGCGGGCATCAACGCCAGGGAGATCGCAGAATGGGCGTGA
- a CDS encoding arsenate reductase/protein-tyrosine-phosphatase family protein has translation MHTVPFHILLVCSGNLCRSPWAEQFLRMRVAAPGVAFSSAGLVAAYGHAMPEEASLLSRRYGGLPDGHRSRPLSAELLRSADVVLTASREQRGAVAHLLPRMSARTFTISEFSRLLGALRPPTGPDRPIPWDGLVESLRAVRGLVPPPGDPEADDIEDPYRRPLAVYERVAARLDRETAVIADFLENGIAAPSP, from the coding sequence ATGCACACCGTCCCATTCCACATCCTCCTTGTCTGCTCGGGCAACCTCTGCCGATCACCGTGGGCCGAGCAGTTCCTGCGTATGCGAGTTGCCGCGCCGGGGGTCGCCTTCTCGAGCGCAGGGCTCGTCGCCGCCTACGGTCACGCGATGCCGGAGGAAGCATCGCTGCTCTCGCGCCGCTACGGCGGCCTCCCCGACGGCCACAGGTCCCGCCCTCTCTCAGCCGAGCTGCTGCGGAGCGCCGACGTGGTCCTGACGGCCTCCCGGGAACAGCGGGGCGCCGTAGCCCATCTCCTGCCGCGGATGTCCGCACGCACCTTCACGATCTCGGAATTCTCACGGCTTCTGGGAGCGCTGCGTCCGCCGACGGGGCCGGATCGCCCGATCCCGTGGGACGGGCTCGTCGAGTCACTGAGGGCTGTGCGCGGCCTCGTCCCGCCGCCCGGGGATCCCGAGGCCGATGATATCGAGGACCCTTACCGCCGGCCCCTCGCCGTCTACGAGCGGGTTGCCGCCCGCCTGGACCGTGAGACAGCCGTGATCGCCGATTTCCTGGAGAACGGAATCGCCGCCCCTTCGCCATAG
- a CDS encoding class F sortase codes for MRHRTQGRRSRALTLLAALLFAVSGLLFACSAPASAPAPTPPAPPAAVESAPATAPTQPAPEVTGAPGAGAPSSAASPTPGGTPPLHLTFPAAGVDMPVEALVPTEAELAARSLEPPLTQDAYWLANYGRPGPGSTDTTYIAGHSWIGLDAPFDRIADHAAVGQQFTVGTAAGPVAYRVTAVATYTKDTLRDAPIWAVQPGAVVLVTCYPEDPHGKNLVVTGVPA; via the coding sequence ATGAGGCATCGGACTCAGGGACGGCGATCGCGGGCACTCACCCTGCTCGCCGCGCTCCTCTTCGCCGTCTCGGGCCTCCTCTTCGCCTGCAGCGCCCCGGCGTCGGCCCCGGCGCCGACGCCCCCCGCACCGCCCGCGGCAGTCGAATCCGCGCCCGCCACTGCGCCGACCCAACCCGCGCCCGAGGTGACGGGCGCGCCCGGGGCGGGCGCTCCCTCGTCCGCCGCGAGCCCGACGCCGGGCGGCACCCCGCCGCTCCACCTCACCTTCCCTGCCGCGGGGGTGGACATGCCCGTGGAGGCGCTCGTGCCGACGGAGGCGGAGCTCGCCGCCCGCTCGCTCGAGCCGCCCCTCACGCAGGACGCCTACTGGCTCGCGAACTACGGCCGCCCCGGGCCGGGCTCCACGGATACCACGTACATCGCCGGGCATTCATGGATCGGGTTGGATGCGCCGTTCGACCGGATCGCCGACCACGCCGCGGTAGGGCAGCAGTTCACCGTCGGCACGGCCGCCGGCCCGGTGGCGTACCGAGTCACCGCGGTGGCAACTTACACGAAGGACACGCTCCGCGACGCCCCTATCTGGGCCGTCCAGCCCGGTGCGGTGGTCCTCGTGACCTGCTATCCGGAGGACCCGCACGGGAAGAACCTCGTGGTCACCGGGGTCCCGGCGTAG
- a CDS encoding glycosyltransferase yields the protein MMSGSRTSERELGNRQPLRILHVTECYEAGVGRAVNLASRAVDHAEHYLLASGSEPDSRGNFSEVLPWGDGHPQRLRRLKEAVARLRPDLVHAHSSWAGMYARVLPLPIPVVYQPHCFAFDDPYRGRWQRMLFHGAEKLLSRRSPTVIVLSEHEKALALSLRRDWDVVHVPNVASVQPSQEVRGTGVPAPAGEAAVRLPTVAMAGRISRQKAPEFFAEVARGAARAGCPWRFVWIGDGEQRDRDLLVGSGVHVTGWLGDEGMSAWLARTSVYFHSAAYEGFPLSVLDAASHGIPVLARDIPCFAGTGIATVTTPDEALAEIGRALTSRRREADLRATSRRLTASMSFNAHGTALARAYESAVSGRRTATINNTQESLA from the coding sequence ATGATGTCCGGAAGCCGCACGTCCGAGCGGGAGCTCGGAAACCGGCAGCCACTGCGCATCCTGCATGTGACCGAATGCTATGAAGCAGGCGTGGGACGCGCGGTGAACCTTGCGTCGAGGGCTGTCGACCACGCGGAGCACTATCTGCTCGCCTCCGGCAGCGAACCGGATTCGCGCGGAAACTTCAGCGAAGTGCTGCCCTGGGGCGACGGCCACCCTCAACGCCTGCGGCGCTTGAAGGAAGCTGTGGCACGGCTTCGCCCTGATCTCGTCCACGCCCACTCGAGCTGGGCGGGCATGTACGCCAGGGTCTTGCCCTTGCCCATTCCGGTGGTGTACCAGCCGCATTGCTTTGCGTTCGACGACCCGTACAGGGGGCGGTGGCAGCGCATGCTGTTCCACGGCGCCGAGAAGCTCCTGAGCCGGAGAAGCCCGACAGTGATCGTGCTCTCGGAGCATGAGAAGGCCCTCGCGCTCAGCCTTCGCCGGGACTGGGATGTGGTCCACGTGCCCAACGTCGCATCGGTGCAGCCCTCCCAGGAGGTCCGGGGGACTGGCGTTCCAGCCCCAGCAGGTGAGGCAGCCGTTCGTCTTCCAACCGTCGCCATGGCGGGAAGGATCTCTCGCCAGAAGGCGCCTGAGTTCTTCGCCGAGGTGGCACGCGGTGCCGCCCGTGCCGGATGCCCCTGGAGGTTCGTCTGGATCGGCGACGGCGAACAGCGCGACCGGGACCTCCTCGTCGGTTCCGGAGTCCATGTCACGGGGTGGCTGGGCGACGAGGGGATGTCCGCCTGGCTCGCACGCACGTCCGTGTACTTCCATTCCGCCGCCTACGAGGGCTTCCCGCTGAGCGTCCTGGATGCGGCCTCGCACGGAATTCCTGTCCTCGCGCGGGACATTCCCTGCTTTGCTGGCACCGGCATCGCCACCGTGACGACTCCCGACGAGGCGCTCGCCGAAATCGGCCGGGCACTCACCTCACGCCGCCGGGAGGCAGACCTCCGGGCGACGAGCCGGAGGCTCACCGCATCGATGTCCTTTAACGCGCACGGCACGGCGCTGGCCCGAGCCTACGAGTCCGCCGTGTCTGGCCGGCGAACGGCTACCATCAACAACACGCAGGAGTCGCTGGCATGA